Sequence from the Cryptococcus neoformans var. neoformans JEC21 chromosome 1, complete sequence genome:
ATTCCGCTGCACAACGCGTGGCTAACCATGCCGTATTCCGGTGCCGTCCTTCGCGATTCCAGTCAGTAAAAgagcctcttctctctgaGAAAACTGACCGTAACTCCATTGACGCTTCGACAGCCGTAAAGAAAGATGCCAGAGGTAGGAGCCGTTTTACTAAAGATAGCAATGAAGCATCTATACAGTTCTATTAGGACTTCATTAATGATACATGTGAAATGAAATAACCTAGCAACGGGTTAACCCTCCACTTTGCGCCCTTTACGCGCtgttcttcatcaaaaGGGTCATACCCTTCATCATACCGTATCAAGACCCCTTCCACGCCCTAAACGGGCTCATCAATCATTCGAAAGGCACATCGTGAGTTTCGAGGCTTACCTGAAGGACGAATAACAAATCCTCACAAATCCAAGCTTCTTGGACCTCAAGGGGTACTTTATCCAGTAGCCGTCTCTCCGCGCTCAATTCAGTCATAGGCGTTGGACGTTCGAGAACAGGTTCAATTTTCGCGGGCTCGTTTACCTTTTCTCTGCCCTTGTGATCTGACTCTGGTAGCAGGTCCCTCGATCCAGACATCGCGCGAAGGAATGACGGGTTGTATTCCCTTTGAGTTATCGAAGCCGATGACGATGGTCGCGTACGGAAATGCGAACGGTCCCGCTCATTCTCCACTGCCCGAGCAGAAGCTGACCTCTTCTGTGCTTCAGGATTTCCACGATGCAAGGACGATTCTGCAATTATCAGCTCTTGAAGTTGGTGCTATATAAGAATGGCCGGCAAACTGACCATATCGGTGCAGTATGCCGCTTCCTTCCCCCGActgctcaagctcttctAATATAGCTCCTGGTCGGACCTTCCTTACAGACGCCAAAGTCCCTGCGAACTGTAAATATATCAGCGTCAATGCCTATTGGGCAAAGAGACGGAAATGAACCTGGTTGAGTTCCTTGTCCGTAAAGGTGAACTTGCTGGAGCTCGCGCGTTTACGGGGCTTTGGAGTGAACGGAACAGTTGATGAGGTGGCTGGGCGAGAGGATGGCATGTCGTGTTGAAGGTacaaggatgaagaaaaagaatggATCTTGAGGTATTCCAACGAGTCAACAAACACGAACCTGCAGGAGACGCGTACAGACGCGTACCCATTTGGTCCTGCCGTTTTATATTATTACGTAACAATGCCCTCCAAATGCTCGCGACGCGATTCATGATGATGCATGGGGGCGGTGCAGGAACTCGTCGTCGGTCTGTGCGAGGGGCGTTGGTGACTGAAAAAAAGCTTATCCAAAGAAGCTTCTCTTGTTGCCGAGCTGCCTGCTACGCCCGGATTTGGGAATGTGGAATTAATTCATGATGCATGGGTGGGTAATAAAGACGCATGCATGCATATACCACTGGGAGCTACAGGCTACAGGAGTATATGCTGCAGGAATCATACATGCAATATGTCCAGCACATATATAGCGCGGGATTCGAAGATAGCGGCAAACTAGAAACGTCGTCACGACGTCACCGCCGTCGAAGATATTTCTGAATCGGCTAAACAAAGCCGACCCAAGTCATCCAAGTCAGCCCAACAAAAAATGCGCATTGCAGTGGAGCACAGCCTGCGCATCACGTCGTGCTCTCCCCGTCCAACATTACGGGCCCTTGGCAAAAGCTGGTATTATAAAAAGCAGTTCAAATGCATTCCTTCCGCAACCGATTTCTTTCAACATTCTCACGACTATGCGTGCCGCATCTaccttccttgcccttgcaGCCTCAACCTCTTATGCTGTAGCGTGAGTAGGACTCGTCTGATTGATGTGTCAAGCTCATCCAGAGTATTATAGCCTCTCGACAGGGTGTACTACTCAACTCGGAGCACTTGCCCTGGGTGATCTTGGGAGTTGTTTGCAGCTCACTTCCCTATTACCCGTTTTGAGTGTGggttcttctctccctgaTCGAGCCATAACTAATCTTGACATTTCCAAGTCCTCCGGCTCAGTGGTCGACTCCGTTAATACTTATCTCAAATCCCTTTGTGGCTCTTCCACTCCTACTTGTTCTAATGACACTCTTACTTCTGCTTCGTCCTCTATCAACTCTGGATGCTCCTCTGATATTAGTGACGGCGGAACAAATGGTGCTGAAGTGACGGCGTTGTTGGCACTAATCAACCACTACGACCAAGCTTATGCTGCAGCTTGCTCCACAAATAGCTCGTAAGTCCCATCAATAAACCTGTGCATCGCAAGTTGCTGACAGTCAACGCCCTCAGAACTGGTGATTACTGTGTGACAGATACTCTTGACACCATTCAGGATGCTTCAGGGTCCAACCTCACCCTCAGTAGTGTCGCTTCGATCCTTTCAGGGACAAGCTCTGATAGCAGCAACATCACTTCGATGTTCAGCTCTGGTCAGCTTTGCACCCAATGTGTTTCTGGAATGTATTACGAAGCTCTTCAAGCCAACTCTAGCATCAGCGACACTACCATCGGCAGAGCTTTGTCATCTGAATGTGGATCAGACTTCGGGCGTGAGTCCATGGATTCAACTAAATGTCATGCAAAAGCTAATAGTTGCTTACAGAAACTTCACCAAACACCACTGCCACGAGCACATCTGGCGATAGTTCTGCCGCTGCCacttcttccgcttcttcgtcgtccgGTCTTGTTTCCGTCCAATATGCGGGTCTGGCTGCCACCGCCGGGATCGTTGGGAGCGTGCTTGGCGCTGTAATCATCGGTTCCACCATAATATTGTAAATCTGACTTTGAACTGTAAGGCAAATTATCTTGGCCCTATAGCACACGTTCAGGTCATAAGTGTATATAAAATGTACTTTCTTTGCCTCATTTCACCTCGGATCGAGGAAGGACGGTATGGACTGAGAAGACATGGACAAAATGGACTTTGGTGCAAGCTTAGTGCATGAACTATTGTATGTGTTATCTCAGCTGAAGCTCGTATCGGGCCATTCAACATCTCTCCGAATCGTCAGGACTTATTCCTTTACCGTCCAATTACTTGATACCGattttctttcccttccttttcgaTCATATGTCAAAGGCGGGCTTCCTTTGTCCACCTGGGCTGAAATACCCAGGCTCAAAATTTGCTTCATTAGACAAAGGAACAACCTTGGAAGAATGATTCACTGCAATTGTAGGAGCTTACAGCGGTCTTAAGCGATGATCGGTCTCCTCACTTCTCATAAAGGGCGGCTGACGATGATTCAACCAGTAGATCAACAATCGGCCGACTAAATTTATcacattcttcctcctttaATGTTGTCTGATTCAACAAGGGCGGAGtagaaagaaaatgagaaaGGATTTATGGGCCGATGTAACTGATGTACGAGCAGCAGATGCTTAGTTATGGGAAAACAATCCTGCAGTAACCCTCATTTATCTCTCAGTGCTGGTCTCCGAGTCTTGCTCGACTTCTAATATCCTTTACCAcctccattcttctcaATTTCTTGCGTCTCACTAAGAGTAAGAATCATTGTAGTCTTCAACACTGTGATGATCTTCTAACAACGCCTTCTTATATGAACATCAGGACATTGGCAAGAGACGCAAGGACGTTGACCTGTCAGTAGCCGCCCGCCAGTACCTACTtgcttcatcatcatcgataAAGGTCTGGCTGGTTGTTGGGCTTTGTCGATTTTCCTAAGTTtccagaaggagatgatcaTCAGTGACGGAAACATAAATactctctccttcaaatAAAGAATGGGTATCGAAATCGGACCCCGTAAGTTGCTATCTCACTAAATCCTCCACAAGATTTGGCACGAAGCTAATGCTACGGTCGTACGGTCTTGCTTATAAGTCGAAATTGTTGCCATAGCTTCTGCGGGAGTGGCATTAATCCTCCTGATCTTCGCTTCTGTATTATATCTGGTCCGAAGGAAATCTAAACGGCAGTTACAGTCACTTCGCGACCATCGTCCTGTCACGTCCGCCACGCCACTCTCACCGTCTCGTCAATCTGAGTTCAATCGAGAAACCTTCTTTGGCTTTGGGGCCACAGGGATGGTCTCCCTACCCCATATTCAGGCCCAGATCGCCTCTAGTCCTAGTACAGCACAAACGTCATTGGTGACTCCTACCAATTCTAGCCACAATGGCAAGAAGCAGAAACTCAAAAAGGCTCGTCTTGGAGATATGGGACATTCTAGTCCAGAGAGTGGAAGGCGGAAAAGTGAAGAGTTGGTGGTCATTACATACGAAGATGGTCTGCGGAAGCTTGGCATTGATCCCAGTGGAGAAGTACACCGTCCCAACCACATTTTGTATCCAGAGGATTATGATGATACGGAAGAAATTGCGGTTTTTGAACCGCAGATGAAGGGGAGAGTGGACTCCCCAAGAGCAAAGCTTGGCAGGGATAGGGGCGCTGGCCGAGTAGCACCTCCAGCCTTAGAGAGTACATGGTTACCAAGCTATTATCATTCGTCTAACAGTGGTGAAATTAATGATGCAGTTTACGAATAGGAATTAGACGGAATCTGAATCAGGGTACAACAGGAGTCGATAATAAGAGTACATTAATTGGACAATCAAGATATGTCTGGTTCTTTTTTTCGTGGTTTGTACAGATCCTCCCTACTGAATTTATTGACCCATTTTTGACAACATCAGACAGCAGATAATAATCTTCCGTGAATGATCTCTCAGCTCAACTATCAAAACATATACCTGAATGCCTGGTCTTTAGGGCCGCGTCCGAGATATTCTGTTGGCACATCCTTGCTCCCGTAAGACTTGGGTAACCCTTGAGCAAAGTTTCTTCTGCGATTCTCGATGCGCATGTACAGGCCAAAAGAGCACGCCAGGAGGGCAGTGAACCCTCCAAAAGCGGCCGAAGCGGCAAGAGCTGGAATATATTTTGGCTCGTCTTGCGCCTTTCATTATGATTAGTCATGTTTCAAAATATCCTAGGCAAGTAAGACCCACACGAAAGATATTGGCAGAAATTAGTCCACTTGCATTGGCGATGCCAACCATGACGCCTGTCAGAACCACTCGCTTATTTTCAGAGATTGAGTTGTTAGAGTACCAGGTGGATAGTAAGACGGAAGGTGTGTTGGACCCAatgcaaagaagaaaacatGCGCTACGTAAATCGTTGTTAAACAGATATGATACTTTCGAAATGACGAAAAACTTACAAATATGCAACGCCTTTATAGTTGAGGACGTCTATGGTGCCCAAGATAATGAAACCTATGTAACGCACGGTTATTGGGTGCTCAGAGTGCAGCAAAAAAATGCGCTTACCGATCATGGTGATAATTAGCGGTATTACTATATGAATTGCTCTTTCTCGGAAGTAATCACTTGACTGAGTGAACAGTACAAGGAAGCATGTACCAACGATGTTCTGGAGAACGGATCAAATCACTtcagcaacaacatcaTTAGGAATGGGTATCACGCACCGGAGCAACCGTATATAGGTTGGTCTTGACAGTACTGTAGCCTAATCGGCCAACAatttgaggaaggaaattTCCTACTGAAGCTAGGGGCACTCCCAGCCCCAGGGCAAGAAAAGCCCAAACAATGTATCTCCAGTCTTTGATAAATGGCATGAAAGCGTCCTACAGCCGATTGGGTTAAAACGATTTCCGCTTGATACTATTAATGCATATCTCACTCTAAAGTCGACCTAACCTTGGCGTCAGATGCAGCCTAAATGACAATGAAAAAATGACAcccaccttctctccaATCTCGCTGGTGCCGTCTCGCAGCATTCGCATGCGACTTAActgcttttcctcttcattgaAAAACCAGCAAGTTGCCGGACTTCGAGGAAGCCACTAAAAAATCAATTTAGCTAGAGGTTCGATATCATCAGCAGGAACACCGAGAAAACTTACGAAAAAAGCAAAGATCGCGAAAGCAACTGTGCCAGCTCCCTCAATGAGCTAACACAAAAAATCAACTGGTGAGACAGTAAAGACTTAGCGCCTATGAAGAGCCACACTTACAAAGAGATATTGCCAACCATGCAGCCTTCCCGATTTGATCTGGAAGATGCCAAATGCCAGTAAGCCAGAAAATGCCTGAATGTTCTTGGCATTAGGAGACCGAATAAAAAAATCTTAGAGGGATGACTGACACctgagatggaagaagccgCATAGAAAACACCCACACGCCTCGCCAGCTCCCCTCGGGTATAAAACTGACTGAGGTAGAAAACGACCGAAGGTAACCTACAGCGGCATTTATCAGTGTGACAGAGGCATTTAACACTTAGAATACGAACATGGGTGATTCAAAAATACCAAGAAGGAATCTGAGGGCAAAAAGACCACCAAAATTAGTCACACATGCGCTTAGGAGCGAGCAAGAACCAAAGCCGATCATCATGAGGGGGATAACCCGAGCGGCTGAGAAACGTTTGGCAGCTGCATATAATTGTATCAGAGCTCCATTGAAATCATAAAGATCGGACTTACCGATTGAGAGTGGTGTCCCGCAAAGACAAAGGGGGATATAGAAGACAGTGATCATGAGATCTGTGCATGCACATGTCACAGCGGAAGTCAGCTCACTAAATGGCAGGTAACGATTGAGGTATAAACACTGACAGTATTGATTTCCTACTAGGCCCAGGTCTAAAGGAGGTATTAGCCACTGAATTTAGCTTATCCAGTCGGGGCAATTAAGGCTGACCTTTGTCAAGTCCGTCTAAAAAGGAGGGATTAGTAATCGATGTCAAAATGATTCATAGGAGACTACGAAGGCAATGGCTCACCTGTTTTAGCATTGGAGAGATTTCCCCTTCAAGAATGTTAGCAAGTTGGTTGAGATCTGGGGGAAAGTCCCCATGGGGCATGAGAAAGAACCGACTTGTCTAACGCATTGAACAGGTAGACTGTTGCGAGTACAGGGAGCAGTCCAAAATCTTGCTTCCTCAACATCCTTTGAGAGGTGGTAACAATACCCCATGTCAGCGCCTGTTCAGGTGCCACCATCTACGCGCGACATTGGCACTACTCACCTGCGCTCAATTGCTCGGTCGATACCAGCAACTTGCACTTCGATATCCGCAACATCCTTGAGGTCCTGTGCTTCCACACCCTTTTCGGATATACCTACTTCGCTAGAGCAATCTTCTGCCTTATTTGTAGCGGCAGTGGCAAAGGTGCTCATATTGCCCATAGAATATAGTTGGTGGATGGGATAGTAATGATCAGTTCACTGCTGTTGGTTTGACTTTATACCCCCCCGATGACTTAGGCTCATCATCGGTAATAAGTAAACTGCATGAACAGTTCGATTCTTATGACCGGAAACACTCCCCCACTTTCTTTCCCCCACCCTGATAACAACGGCTGGTATTGTGGATGATAATGAGACGTCGTAAATGCGGTTATTACATGTAACACCTGCTGATAAAGTATAATTAATAaagaatgatgatgagacTACCATGCATCATATCGATCTTCTCGCTGGTGCCCGATAGTTGTATGTATATACCGAGAAGCCGATTGCCGCGGAAATTAGTGGAATCTCACTCGTCTTCCCCACTTTTGACCGCCCTGAAGTGGGGGAAGTGGGGGTGAAGGAGTAGTTTACCGCGTATGTTAGGTGGCGtttctttgtttctttGACAGATCCCCTATGCACTGCCGCCCAACTTGGCTGAAAAGAAAGTTGGTGCTTCTTCATAAGGATCTTGTCTACAAGACCTGAATCCAACTATAGGCAGAAATATTAAAAACTAAAAACACGCGAGGGTCACGAGGTGATAATAAAAGCGCCCGCCTCTACGCGGGCGAAAAACCGCACGCGTGGGTACAtatcaacaacaaacagcTTAacaggagagggaagacaGAAAGACGAACcagtcttcttcacatCATGTCGTCTTCACTACTACTACTCTCGATCTAAGTTCCTGTGACGAAGATGACAGGTGTTACTGTACAAATACTACTTGTTGCAGGTACCAACAACGAACCCTCCGGCTTCCTTACAACTCTCCTTACAATTACTTCCACAATAACCGTGCATGCACTGGCCAACGATCGGTTCGCCTCCCGCTTGTTCATCAGGGGGTCATCATGAAGTTGTCCTGGAAGCACTACAATGGTATGAATATCACTTTATGGATGTCCCACTGAGACACATCTGTGATGTTGTTGACCCCGCGTACCTCTGGCAATAGCCCTGGAAACGAGAATTGCAAGTATGTTGAGGTACATTGTTATAGGGAATAGTACTGGATAGTGAATTGATCCACATACTTGATacagagaaaaggaaagagcagAGCTTTGTAAGCTATCATCAGAACCTGTTTTTCTTCTGAAGAGCTCTTGGTGTATATCTTTACAGGCCGACTAACGATATCCAATGATCCTTCTATTCGATATGCATTTGTATACGAAAGGCCTATTGTGACTCTATAAATCTCTTACATCAGTTGATTAGGTCTTTGTAAAGTTGACTATTAAATTTGAAGAACTTGCCTGGAAGAACATTTTTATTCTCACCCCCTGCCAGATCTAGCTGAGCATTGAGTTTTGAATCTTGATCCCTcaatctttttctttcctttgccGGCTCCAAGATGtatctcttcatcaaggCGTACTCCCCAGCACCTCCTATAATGACAACTACTCCAAATAAAAGCTTCTTGGTTGTCGATAATGCTGCAAAAGTGGTTTATCAGTTTCGttcctcgtcatcaccTAGCCACTCACCTGCCCAAGCATTCTTGATGGACTTTTTACTTAAGAGTTCATTTATAGGAGGAATCACTggttcttcttgcttctgACCATTGGTGTAATGCCTAGCGGACTGAGCTGTTCGAGGTAGGGGTCGTCTATAAACAGATGCCAGCAAAGCCTTGAATCGAGATGGAGCTGCAGATATCATCTGAAAGGTtaggggaaagaaggtggtggatgCTGTCAAAGGTGCTACAACTGGAAATCATTCGCCGTATACGAAATACAATCTCCTCGGCTGGTGCAGCACTATGCGTCGGACGATGACCGACGAGcgaacgaagaagaggaagaacgcCGAGTTCGAGTTAACCTTTTTTGCGGAGAGTGGCTAATGTCCGCCACTTTTGAAGTCACGTGATGATCCAATAATCCACTCTCCGGGTTCATCATGACGATCTTTCCAGAAATCCCCTCCACTTTCCATCGCACTTTTCTTTATCAAACACCCAAAATCGCCCACAATGGAACCCAAGCCTCTCACTGCGTATCAGCAAACCTACCACTGGAGGGTAGGTCTTCAATACACTCGGAGAAACCTCTGCTGATGTCTTTGAAGAACAAAAATTGTGCTCCTTTTGCATATGACTGGATCAAACAGTCTCTTCCTGGTCTCAAGGTAGATGATGGCCAGCAGAGTGCTGAAATCTCAAGTGTCACCAGCGTTTCAGGCGACTGCGACCTTGGCCAGCGTAAGGGAAAGTGGGTTGAAATATAGACAACAGTGGCATATATTGCAGCGTTAACCGAAACAATCTAGGCTTTTGACTATTTACGACTTGGAGGTTCAGGCAAGCTGGATCGGTAAAACCAAAGACGGGAACGAGGTAAAGGGAACTTTGAAGATCCCCGAGGTATCTCATGAAGCAATTGACGGTGTTTCGGACTACGTGGTGAGTTCAGTTCTATTATTTACAAAATAATGTAAAGCCGACCATTATCCCACAGTACGAATTCAGTATCACTGGCGGTAGTAGTAGCGCTTCTGAAGAACTTCTCTTTTACATCCGCAAATCATTCCCTCCACTTCTATCCGACAAATTCAATTCTTTCCGGCCCGCTCTCCTTGCCGCACATGGTTCTGCTACTGCCGATGCTGCTTCCGCACCTGACTCCGGGGCATCTACTCCTGCCGCGTATACCCCGGCTCCTCCCACCAAGGGTGCCGATGAGCCTATCAACGAGGagcaaaaaaaggagaagaaatcTGTGGGCGCGACTGTCACCGTAGAGGTTAAAGCAGACTTGCAGGCCAGCGCGGATGATTTATGGGGCTTGTTGACGGATGAGAACAAAATCCCCATGTGGTCTAGATCTGCAGCCAAGCTTTCTTTGAAGGCTGGCAGTCCTTACGAGCTTTTCGGAGGGAATGTTCGTGGAAAAGTCATTACTGCTGATCCCCCCAAGAAGCTTGTGCAGACATGGCAAGTCAAGAGCCCCAGTTGGCCGTCTGGTGAGTCAAAGTTACGCGTGTCAAGTCGAAACATGAGTGTAATTGTTATAATCAGAACATTACGGAACTATGACTTTGTCTCTCTCCCAAGGTTCCGACACTACTGCTGGTGGGTTAAATTGCACATGCCATTGAGCTGTCCTATTCAATATTAATCGCGCCTGTCCCAGCTACTTTCACTCTCGATGGTGTTCCTGCAGGTACCCAAGCAGATGTCGAGAAGGCTTTGAACTCTTTCTACATTCAGGGGTGAGTCAAGCCATTGGCCTGTGTCTTGACTTTGCTAATACATTTATCAGTCTTAAGCAGATGGGGTTagtctcctcttccatttctacCTCTTTCATCACTCCTATTCGTCCGAAGCAGAAAAAGCT
This genomic interval carries:
- a CDS encoding High-affinity nicotinic acid transporter, putative → MGNMSTFATAATNKAEDCSSEVGISEKGVEAQDLKDVADIEVQVAGIDRAIERRMLRKQDFGLLPVLATVYLFNALDKGNLSNAKTDGLDKDLGLVGNQYYLMITVFYIPLCLCGTPLSIAAKRFSAARVIPLMMIGFGSCSLLSACVTNFGGLFALRFLLGIFESPMLPSVVFYLSQFYTRGELARRVGVFYAASSISGAFSGLLAFGIFQIKSGRLHGWQYLFLIEGAGTVAFAIFAFFWLPRSPATCWFFNEEEKQLSRMRMLRDGTSEIGEKVDFRDAFMPFIKDWRYIVWAFLALGLGVPLASVGNFLPQIVGRLGYSTVKTNLYTVAPNIVGTCFLVLFTQSSDYFRERAIHIVIPLIITMIGFIILGTIDVLNYKGVAYFACFLLCIGSNTPSVLLSTWYSNNSISENKRVVLTGVMVGIANASGLISANIFRAQDEPKYIPALAASAAFGGFTALLACSFGLYMRIENRRRNFAQGLPKSYGSKDVPTEYLGRGPKDQAFRYMF
- a CDS encoding chaperone activator, putative; amino-acid sequence: MEPKPLTAYQQTYHWRNKNCAPFAYDWIKQSLPGLKVDDGQQSAEISSVTSVSGDCDLGQRKGKLLTIYDLEVQASWIGKTKDGNEVKGTLKIPEVSHEAIDGVSDYVYEFSITGGSSSASEELLFYIRKSFPPLLSDKFNSFRPALLAAHGSATADAASAPDSGASTPAAYTPAPPTKGADEPINEEQKKEKKSVGATVTVEVKADLQASADDLWGLLTDENKIPMWSRSAAKLSLKAGSPYELFGGNVRGKVITADPPKKLVQTWQVKSPSWPSEHYGTMTLSLSQGSDTTAATFTLDGVPAGTQADVEKALNSFYIQGLKQMGLGTFL